The DNA region ATTTAAAATGTTTAACACAAAATCTGAAAAGATATTTAATATCTATAGTTGCTTTTTTAGAGTTCTGTAGATGGACCAACAAGGCGAAATAATACACCTACAAAATTAGATGCCTATGATTGATGTAATTAAACCAAACCCTATTGATCCGTCGGTCTATTTGGATTTTGAGCTAACTGTTTGGTAACCCCCTCTATATATGGTTCATTCCTAGATCTTCTTCGTCTTTATAGTTACTGCTCGTCATCGTGGCATAACTACATAGTTACGTGGCATAATCACCTATCCAAAGTGCAAATGGCCTAACTGGCCTTACCTTGTTGACAAAGCATACTTGCCTGATTTGGGCCTTGAGCTTATTAGGCCCATTGGACAAAtttcatgaactatatttttatTACTAACATATAATCCTTATGTATTAAAATTAACTTACAAGAGTTAGAAAAACCCTTTTAATTTAGGAACatatttttctctatttatagttgacaaaacccaatatcaatatacataaaaacatcaaaaataaatatatatataaaaacatcaaaaataaatatatataaaaacatcAAGAGCAGCTAGCGGCACCAACTGGTCCCATTGTGCACCACCGACCAGCGTGCAAGAATAAGACAAACAAACACAGTACCTAGACACTCTTTTCAGCCATTACAACCAAGAATGCATGTCTTCAATTTAGACTCAGCTCACTCTGCAATTGCAGCCAGAAACCTTCAGttttttattcataaataaTAATCCTCTACATATATATACGTGTAAACCACCTTCTGATTCATAAAGCTACCATTAAACTAAACCATAATTTGGTTTGGGGAGCGGTAATTCTTTCTACACACACACCCACAGAAACTCCCTCTGCAATTCCTACGTTCCCAGCAAAAGCAATGCAGTGACAAAGGAttcaataatttaaattaaatatttaaagaacCCAACTATCTACCAATTGAATTTCAACCTTGTATTATTGCATTTTGTACTGCTAACTAGTCATATTTGTCAACTTCTAAAATTAGCCGTGTTCAAAGTGCAATAATACAAGGTGTTTTCATACACCTTTATTTGTCTACTTCTAAAATTAAAGCCTGGGAACTTTTGAGACCAGGTTGGTTTCTTCTGttatacataaaaaataaatggagTAAGAACAAGAATCTCTGTATACTTTCTGAGTTCATAATTAAGCCGGTGCTTTAGAGAAGAATAAGAGTTTTATTTATTAGGTCAATGACCTGTTTATCCGTAAGTGTTGCTGCCTTTATCTTATTGCCATTACAATTTACAACCAATCATCTAATTAACTACGTTATCCTTATCAAGCGTATAAAATGATGGTCAGGGGATGCCAATAGAAGGGGAAAAAGAAGGCAATATAAGCATGAAAACAATAAAGCTAAGGATTAAATTATGCTATCCTTAACAAAAAATTTTCGTCCACTTCCCACCCAAGATAATAAGGGATTGTAGTTGGAATTGCAACAGAACATTACTATAATGTATtctctttgaaaaaaaaaaaagtattctcTCTTTTAAATGACAATTTTGTTGTCAGTTTTTTTGGTTGAGTCATCATCACCCTTCAAATGGAGGAACAAGATAGTACTAACATGCATGTAAACCAAACGCTAACTACTTTAAGTCTTCTTCGCCAATCGCCAATCCATGCCTTATGAGTTATGGGGGCTTTTAATTTTGTCATTTTCGTTCCTTAGCTATATTTTACAAGCAACCAGAGTATTCACCAACATAGATAATTGATAGATTCTGGTTCAGCACCTTTCTGAAAAAAAGTATGCCAGAAGAAACCATAAATTCATAAACAAATATGCCTCTTGTATAGTGCACAACCTATCTCAAAATTATGGGAATCTTCAAATTATTCCATGTTAATTAGAAAATGTATAAATATATCATTTATAATTTTAGTTGAGATAATCTTATTGGCGAGACAGTAATTGACACATAATTGCGCATAGAGaattttatatatttgaaaattttcttatattttttagtatAAATCATTCAATATTCCGTCACATTTCGGATGTTgattatttcaaatttaaaattcaaacatAGTTAGGGTTACTCATCTCTTTCTGAGTGTATTGTGCGAAAATTGAACTCAATAACTCTTTCCACACACTTGTTTGCGTTCTCAACTACTGCTCATGAGGGTAAAATTCTCTTacaactaattttaaaaattaaaattaattttgaataaaagTTTCTAAAAGATGTGAGAATTGGATTCtgagaatatgagaaaataaaaGTTAATCTAAAAGAGGCTAGGAGTAGGAGCTTTTTTTTTATGCATCGGAAAATGGCTAGGAGTAGGAGCTAACCTTGTAAGTGTGaattagagcaactccaaccccaaaattcttatttggtttcttaacacactattcagcactattcctgtgggtccgtactgccacatcagacttaagaaactcctaagaaactGAAGTAGATTTTtctccaacccatggtttcttaaattactatttgaagggtctcacccgtgtcccaccatacaacataaatttataatatttattttcacccaatttagatttaaaatttaatactaaataaatacttcaacttaaaaataatttaattgaaaaacTGATGCCAAAACAGTCAGAAAACCGGTAAAACCggtcaaaataccaccaaacgggcagaaaaccggTTCCAGCCGGTCTAAACCGGTCTGGACCGGTCACTAACGGGCTAAAAACCGGCTCAGCCGGTCTCCCACTATAAAAACAACTGGCTTAATTGTAACTTTGGTcctcgacgtttaccaatgccacgattttggtcccccacctaatttaattacatggatggtccccgacgttgtaggtcgtgtgcaacgttagtcctaccgtttatttcttaatggaggagacttACGTGAACGtttagttggagagaaaaatgaggtatgaggagagagggaagcacgtgagtatcatgtgaaccttatatgaacccattatacccaaatctgaaaccctagggatctaaatcgtgttaccttcttcgttctagggaggtcaggggtttgagtataatgggttcagataagggtcacgtgatactcacgtgcttccctctctcctcatacctcctttctctctccaattggacgtccacgtaagcctcctccattaagaaataaacggtaggactaacgttgcacacgacctacaacgtcggggaccatccatgtaattaaattaggtgggggaccaaaatcgtagTATTGGTAAaagtcggggaccaaagttgcaattaagccaaaacaACTTTTCATCTCTCACTCTCCATAACCCTAGCCGCACATCTCCTTcctccctcttcttcttcttcctccctgCGTTCCATCCCTCTTCTTCTCCGGCCACATTAACAACCGTCTCGTCCTCTCTCCACCTCTCTGCCGCCAtcaccttcttccttttcttctcaaatcattttcttttctgCACTTGTGTGACCAACAGGGCCACCACCTCCgcccctctcttcttcttctccaggCCTAAAACCCCCAACCTGCCACCCTCAGGCCACGATCCGGCCACCACCGGCCCTGTTTCATGCTTTCAAGGCCTTCAATCTCGCAGAGGAGTTTCCTTTCCTCACATGCAAAGCGATCTGAGGTGAGTTTgtgttgtaattttttttctgttgatTTTCGTCTGTTCAATTAGCCTTCTATTGAAACTCTCTCATCTCTTTGCAGATCGGAGCTTCTCAGTCAAGATCAAGATTatgtttttttcttgtttttttttttaaaaaaaaaccctGGTGTTCTATTCTGTAAAATCCATGTTCTGTAATAAAGTTGTTATTTTGGTGTTCTGTTCATGTTGTTAAGGTTGTGAATTTTCCATCTTCCTTCATCTGTTAATTTTCCCTCTGAAATCTGTTGAGCATGTGAGAGAAAATATCATTTGTTTAAGgctaagaaaccaaaaagcagagttccttgcacaaggaactCTGCACTGTAGTTAAGAACCCAAAACTGCCACCTAGATCAACTCCAATGCTGCAAAAAATAAGAAACGGTTTCTTAGCACCTCCAACCTGGTTAAtaaaccagcgttggagttgctcttagtgATTTAACAaacttttgaataaaaaaagcGCACCCTTGGAAAACCAACACTTTTCCTACCATATTCCACTATATAAGCTGCACAGAACTACCATACTACTTCCCTGTATGAAACACAATACACCTGAAATTGCTAGAATTATAGCTGCTGCTAGTGTTGTTTCTGAAAGTGACAAACAAAGACCCTGCTGAAACAATGAAGAGGAACACAAGTTCTTCCCTACTCTTTTTCATGTTCTTGTTGGTGAATGTCTTTGTCACCTTCACTATAACTTCTGTGGAGGCAAGGAAGACTAATAACACCATCAAGAAAAAACTTCATAAAGGTCACAAAAATAGTAGCAATGGCCACACTAGAGGCTCACATGTTCCACGTCCACCGCCAGCTCCTCTTCCTCATCATGGTCCTCATCCAAACCAAGTGAACCCTTTTGATATTATGTATTTTGGCGCCAGGGGAAATGGAATTTCTGATGATTCAGAGGTAATTATTAAAATCCCTCAGAACTTTTAGATAGAATGATTATGAGGAGAAGTTTTCTGTATGTAGCTTCTGGttgccataattgattatgtgGAAACAGAAGCTGGTCTTAACATGCTATTATAACTTTGTCTATAATGTTCATTAACCAGGCACTTCTTGCTGCATGGAATGGTGCTTGCAAAGTTGCTGGAGCTACAGTTAAAGTTCCACCACAACTCAAGTTTCTCATCAAGCCTGTTACTTTCCAAGGCCCTTGTATGCCTGGCCTTACTCTTCAGGTTCTCTTTCATTTCCTTTTCTTAATCATGCCTAAGATAGTCACAGAAAAGTGTATATTTTTTGCATGCAAATATATTAGTATTATATGTCACATTTTGCAAGTTAAAAtgtttaatgtattaatatGAGGTTAGTGTGTGATATAAATTTGCAGATAGATGGAACTGTATTGGCTCCTGCTGAACCATCATCCTGGGCAAAATCCAATTTGTTTCAGTGGATAAATTTTAAATGGTTGCAGAACTTCACCATCAAAGGCTCTGGTACTGTTGATGGCCAAGGCTTCAACTGGTGGGGCACTTCATCAGAACTTTATGATATGCAGGTAATAAAATAACCCTCAAGTATTCAAGTATCTGTGACAAAGTTCATATAAATTTCATAACAAAAAGCTCACTTTTTTATCATGAAATCTTGCAGAAAAGCTACTCTGAAAATCTTGTAATGAAGCCAACTGTAAGATTTTCCTTATTCCCTAACAACCTAATGTGTCACTTTGAGTGTattgttttttagttttagtttCTGATTGAAAGTTTCTCATGGATCTTGTTTGATGTTGTCTATAACCAGGCTATAAGATTTTACTCTAGCAACTTTGTGACAGTTCAAGATATTAGAATCATAAACAGTCCTCTGTGCCATCTAAAATTTGACAACTCAAAGGGCATCAAAGTTAACAACATCACAATATCTTCCCCTGGGAACAGCCCAAATACTGATGGCATTCACTTGCAAAACACTCAGGATGTGGAAATTCAGCATTCTGATATTGGAACTGGTAAGCCATTAATTTAATTCATTTCAAATGACCTTACATTCAACTTCTATCTGGAAAAGTAAGAATATAGTAAATTGTTAAATCATGGCCAATATGGTGCATTGCCCACTTTGACTTGTTGGGCTTAAAGATGACAAAGAATGATTGACAGAGAGACCCTTTTGAAGTTGAAACGGTAAACTGTCGCAGCAACTAACTTTTGAAACGTGCAGATTATAAAATTATGCTAACACAGCTGAACTAACTTTAACTTTTTTAGGTATCTAACTGAAGCCtacttattttatattatatagagCATATAATATTGATacttttttatcttaatttatttattatcagGAGATGACTGTGTGTCCATCCAAACCGGTTGCTCTAATATTCATGTCCACCACATTAAATGTGGCCCTGGACATGGTATAAGgtaagaaaaaaatacaaaaggcTTAGCCAGTACAAGTTGGTGttttaattttcacttttaacaAACCAGTGATCATAAATAACTGGTTTAATTTTCTGCTTTTAGTTTAGGAGGATTAGGAAAAGACAAGAGTGTGGCATGCGTCTCTGACATCATTGTTGAGGATATCTCAATGAAAAATACTATGTATGGAGCAAGGATCAAAACATGGCAGGTACTATTAGCATAATTACTTTTGCTAGTAAACCAGGTTAATAAAGTGGAGCGAAATCCTCATTCCTCATTTAGTGTTCCATTCTCTGTCCCACCAATCAAACTGTGTCATGTCATTTAAAAATTATCAATCTAAGGTTATAATTGTCATACTCATGACTACACGACATAATTTGATTGGTGGGATAGAGAACGAAACACCAAATGAGGATTAATGATCTTCATCATATGTCTTATTTGGCATTAATTTGAGTCTTTTTTCTTTGTACAGGGAGGCATTGGTATGGTTAAAAATGTGACATTTTCCAGAATCAGAATCTATGATGTTCTGTTTCCAATAATGATAGATCAATACTACTGTGACAAGCAAATGTGCAAGAACCAGACAGGAACAGTTGTTATTTCTGGTGTGAATTTTGATCAAATAAGTGGAACTTATGCAGTGCAGCCTGTGCATCTAGCCTGCAGCAATTTCATACCATGCACAGATGTTGATTTAACTGATATTCAACTTAGGCCCTCTCTCAAATATCGAGGTTCACAACAAGCTACGTGCTGGAACTCTTATGGTAAATCACAAGGCCCCTTGGTGCCAGCAAGCATTGATTATTGTTTGAGAAGTGGTGGTGGATTGATCAAGAGGATAGCAAGGTCACATGATTATAGTGCATGTTACAGATAATAGATGTGACCTTTAGGCTTTAgatatagcatgtttggaattGATTTTGTCTTTAGAACCAACACTAGAAGGATTCACAAACATATCCTTAAGCCTCTCTTCCACAAAGTTTTTAACTAGGAGAAGGTGATGATGGTGTAATTTAGCTCGagttctgtttttttctttttttacattAGAATGTGCTAATAGACTTTGTTTACTGGTTCATCAGTGTTAGTGACAGAGGATAGAGACAGAAAGctaattgtctttttttttttcgaaaagaaAACTGATTATATAGATAAGAAAACAGCCTTGAGACCAACCCTCTCAAGTAGGCAAGATAAACCAAACAGATGAGAAAAACAAATCAAAGAAAGACTAAATAAAGAAACACGAAAGCTAATTGTCTTTTAAAATGGCAAAGAATGCTAAAGTAGGGTAGTGGGAAGGAACGAATGGGGTTGTGGAAGGACGACCCTTTCTTCCCAGCTGCCTTAAAGTTCCAAACAGCTAAAATGGCTTCTAGCCCTATGCAGTTAAAAATTTCCAAAGTTCATATGAGTGATAATCTTGTATGAACAGAGTTGTGTGTTTAATCACACATTCGGGACAAAATATCTCTATATGTAAtagaatatatataatttaggAAATATACAAGAATAATCATGATTCGTATCGTTGGCGGGTTTTGTGAGTGATTTGTTGGTTTGGAGAATCTTACTAAACCAGTTTGTCATTTTTTTGAAATCAGCGCAAGACTACACTACAGTGAAATAACTAACATGATTGTTATAAAAATGTTGTCCGGTGTACGGTTCAACACTATATCATGACCAACTTACACGACAATCGAGTTACTCCATACACCATAACCGATTACACAATAGCCAAGTCATCTCACACATTTTGATTTATGACAAACTTGCACATCGGACTAGTTAACCTTGTACATCCTAAGTGATTTACACAATGACCGAGTAATTCATACATAAAGTCTATAATTATGAATTCtttcaaacttatttaaattatattttgagtaaaaattatttatattaaatttaagaCAATTTAAAAAAGTTGGATTTTAACCAGTTCCAACCTGTTTAATAATACcgaatttttttattgtatgAATATTGTGAAAATTTagcaatttttcatttttcacaataTTTGTCCCTAAATGATAGCTCAACTCGTAAagctggggacatatgagttgagaAGGGAAAGATCCAAGAATTAATCCTTGagtgtgcaatttatcttttcgatataCCAAAAACTTTTTTACAATATTCGTGTACTATGTGACGTTACAATTAGCAATTTAGCATGCATCGTGTACTTTTTATGCATCTGGACTCAATAGTGTTTTATTCGCTTTATTTTCAAGTGTTATTCgacaaaaacgaaaaaaaaagtgtgaatAGTGTTTCACTTGCATAAATGTTCCGcgggctttgattttgggtccAACGATCGATCATGTAATTTGTACACTATAGGCCCAATGATGTTGACAAAAAAACCACATGATGCACCGTAATGGACTCAGTTTATTTTATCCTCATTTCTACGAATAGAACCTTTTGATGCTttgctctattttttttttttcgtagaTGCTTGAACAACAATCCCAGAAAAATTGTCCAAGTGACAATTGACAAATCCCAGACAGTGAACCATGGCTAGATTTAGAGGTTTCATTCAAGGAATCCAAACCTAACTATTTCACTATATAGCCTATAGAATTCTTTCTTTTATAGGAATAAGGATGTAACTCTAATTCTAAATTTCATTTGAAGAAAAAACTCTAAATCTCCCTTATGCCTATTTAATATGGGCTCAAAACATACATAAATCATTCACACGCACAATTACTCGCCAGAATAGTGAATTATAAATGAATTTCACCTCACATCTTTCACCCCAAAATCCGAAGCCATTTGGTGTCTAGATTCTCTTAGTTATAAATTGCTCAAAATTATCACTTTCTTCCGATATCAAACTTGCCCTCAAACTTAGATATCTCATGAATTGATGCTAACTaatcaacaatgatatatacacacctcattttttaaacacttcatttccacctaatTTTGTTTATATCTCTCtactcttatcatctatcacatctaaaactttctctctcactttttattttctttctaactctctcctcattccaccttcATAAGAGTCCATAAAAGGTGTGTAAATAACATTTTCCCTAACTAATTATGGCATTTGCAATCCAAGTGCATATGAATTCAGTTGTTCAATATTAAATGTAATGCATTTTATTGGTTgagaaaaatattataatttaattgaaGTTTTTAATACGTAATTCAAAGTCCAAACCCAGACTTTATAGCTCCAACATCTCCCAACATCTTTCTGCAAAGAGCAGTTTTACACCTGTGCACATGTGCAGGAATTAATAAAGCACATGGTTAATTATACTTATTTGTCCCCGTAACTAAAAATTTATAGACCCATtgaaaatgtgtatatggttgGAGCAACATCATCATGATGTACATGATGATGTATTACGGTATTAGAAAGGTATGGCCCAAGTGATGATGCTAGCATGCAACATACATTCACCATTAccacaagttaaaaaaaatgggTAGAATAAACATTCATTCCCAATTATTAGTTCCACTCTCCCAAATTATGCTATTTGCTATGTTTCTTGCTTTTGCACCCCCATATTTTAAGATTTACAATTGTGTTTAATTTTGAACATGGAAAGATTATCATGCCCTTTAAGCTCATGAGACAAAATCATTGCTTAACATTCCAATTGCATGCTTTGTAACCTTAATATATTTCAATTTGGTGTCCTTTTGTGAAGCTTTTGGCATTTCAATATTATACTATACACACATCTATATATGTAGACGATAGGTTATCAATTCACCTTATTTGGAGAGAGATTCATCATTTAAATGCTGGAGCCTACCATTGTTTCTCATGATTTTATTCTCTTCTTTTAATAGAATCACTTTATCAATATCCACTTTTTACACAAAAGTTTGAAGTTTAGATGCCTTGCTATCCTAGCATGGAATATAATTTAATGGGATGAGGGAACGTGCATCAAAATTTATAGTTACTTGTCTCTATAAGATATACTAACATGTATATTTTAGGTTTAATCCGTTGTTTCGTGATTTGCTTGTTAGCTTAGAATTAACAGGGAGGAAAATGCTGAAATTTCTTGCCTGTCATTATATCGCTTTGAATTAAAGGCCTAACTAATGAGCTGATTATTATAATACTCTTGACGGCAAAGTAAACGACTGAAGAAAATCTTTCATTGAAATCTATGTACCTCATTCTAAAATATTAATCTTTATCCAAGgcattttatatttttagtgGGATCAGAGATGATTATGCAGAAGAATGTGGAAGCTATTTTAGTGTGGGTACATTTGTATTTTTCTTCAACTCAGATTCATGttttttatacatcgaaaagataaactATAGGTATCCAGGGCTAAGTTATGAATCTCTTCCTTCTCAACTCATATGTCAATCAGTTCTTATTTGGGAACAACATTTCATGTTTAATacaatgtgattttttttatttctcttgAGAATTCAAGTGAGTTTGAATCTCTTATTGACTAAGAATAGTTGTggtgaagactttataagagacaTAACTTTtacacctaatgccttaagatttttaaGTAAAGATGTGGTGTGCAATTTTTTTAGTGGTATTCAGTGTTGATCTATTGGTAAAGTTCTCCTGCTTTACGCTCCCGTGTATCTCTAACAAGTTGTTGACATTGTAATGAAAACGAACAATGAAGTTTCGATGGTCACTATTGACCTACTGGTACTTTAGATTTCCCTTATCACCCTAATTGTTTCTCCATATTTGGAttaacttttcttttttaataatcaactagtgtttttttacccgtgcgatgcacggggaatacatatGTCGTATTTTATACGTAAATTAATatgttgattttttaaaatataataaacaaagacgaaatataagagtctgaaatgcgaTGTAAACGAttgattaactaataaaaagattggttAACGAAATCTAAAATTCTCCAAAACATATAAGGGGACGGATTTgtcgtatttgatacatcaatcaatacattttttttatacgtGAGTCAATAcgttgattatttaaaatatattaaacaacggatGAAATTGAAGTGTCCGATACGCTGAGCATAGTGGCggaaaagtcttaaattgaatcACTTGTTTGAAATTCATGCAGTTAAATAACTAataaacaaagatgaaacaGAAGTGTCTGAAATGCGAAGCTAACGACTGATTAACTATTAAGAAGATTGGTTAAcgaaacctcaaattctccaaAACATATAATGAGACTGTTTTACGGTGCCTAATAAACAGTAGTCGAGTTACTCTACAGTGAGCACGATTACGCGCGTCAATTTCCGCTCACAcgttctcaaaaacttctttGTACACAACATTGCGCGTGGAGGTGGAAACCACCCCTTGCTCATCCACAATGAGCACCTTCAGTCCTTTTCTAGACTTCACCCTTGAGAGAGCGACATACAACTGTCCATGAGTAAACACAGGCCTCGGAAGGTACAAACCGACATGAGAAAGGGACTGGCCCTGACTCTTGTTTATAGTCATCGCGAAGCATA from Lotus japonicus ecotype B-129 chromosome 2, LjGifu_v1.2 includes:
- the LOC130740038 gene encoding polygalacturonase At1g48100, with translation MKRNTSSSLLFFMFLLVNVFVTFTITSVEARKTNNTIKKKLHKGHKNSSNGHTRGSHVPRPPPAPLPHHGPHPNQVNPFDIMYFGARGNGISDDSEALLAAWNGACKVAGATVKVPPQLKFLIKPVTFQGPCMPGLTLQIDGTVLAPAEPSSWAKSNLFQWINFKWLQNFTIKGSGTVDGQGFNWWGTSSELYDMQKSYSENLVMKPTAIRFYSSNFVTVQDIRIINSPLCHLKFDNSKGIKVNNITISSPGNSPNTDGIHLQNTQDVEIQHSDIGTGDDCVSIQTGCSNIHVHHIKCGPGHGISLGGLGKDKSVACVSDIIVEDISMKNTMYGARIKTWQGGIGMVKNVTFSRIRIYDVLFPIMIDQYYCDKQMCKNQTGTVVISGVNFDQISGTYAVQPVHLACSNFIPCTDVDLTDIQLRPSLKYRGSQQATCWNSYGKSQGPLVPASIDYCLRSGGGLIKRIARSHDYSACYR